The Halarsenatibacter silvermanii genome has a window encoding:
- a CDS encoding transposase — protein EDFEETYHKRYIVERKIAELFFRHGMRQARFFGKRKIEFQMMCKALAVNIKRLPKLLSSAPGVCLKKVKKVLGSGNNEKKATKSTV, from the coding sequence GAAGATTTTGAAGAAACTTATCATAAGCGCTATATCGTTGAAAGAAAGATAGCTGAGTTATTCTTTAGACACGGCATGAGGCAGGCTCGATTTTTTGGCAAACGCAAAATAGAGTTCCAGATGATGTGTAAAGCTTTAGCAGTAAACATAAAAAGACTGCCTAAACTGTTAAGCAGTGCGCCAGGAGTATGTCTCAAGAAGGTAAAAAAGGTACTTGGAAGCGGAAATAATGAGAAAAAGGCCACTAAATCGACAGTATAA
- a CDS encoding sodium-dependent transporter, giving the protein MLLVFYFFASNIFSRNYRIFYFQRTRFFNGLLAPNTPWWLVGALGVLTGFVILSYYSVIGGWSIHYIVESVTGLTPEMNYPEIFNQHITQVGIPIFYHAIFMAICVSIIASGVVNGIQKAVKTLMPILFILLVVLIFRSLTLEGAGEGLAYYLSPDWGAVTAGTLSSAVGQAFFTLSLGMGAIITYGSYLSQEDNIGDNAAYVVGLDTLIAVMAGFAIFPAVFALGLDPATGPGLTFVTLPAVFGEMPLGSFFGFLFFLLLTIAAVTSAISLLEVVTAWLVDEKRWDRAKAAVTLGIIIFLVGIPPVLGYSAWAGFTDVNPLGMDILDTYDFFADTVFLPLGGLLTAIFVGYVYKAQNVVDEANRVEGKIKIGSWYGFLIRYVIPVAIAIVLVIGIYEGLAG; this is encoded by the coding sequence ATGCTGCTTGTGTTTTATTTTTTCGCCTCAAACATTTTTTCGAGAAATTATCGCATATTTTATTTTCAAAGAACGAGGTTTTTCAACGGTCTCCTAGCCCCAAATACTCCCTGGTGGCTTGTGGGAGCGCTGGGTGTTTTGACCGGCTTTGTCATTCTCAGTTATTATTCCGTGATTGGAGGCTGGTCCATTCATTACATCGTCGAGTCGGTAACGGGACTGACGCCGGAGATGAATTATCCTGAAATATTCAATCAACATATCACTCAGGTGGGTATACCCATCTTCTATCATGCGATCTTTATGGCTATATGTGTTTCGATAATAGCCTCCGGTGTTGTCAATGGAATTCAGAAGGCTGTTAAGACGCTGATGCCCATCCTTTTCATTCTGCTGGTTGTTTTGATCTTCCGATCGCTAACCCTCGAGGGAGCAGGCGAAGGCCTGGCTTATTATCTTTCTCCTGATTGGGGTGCCGTTACCGCGGGGACTTTATCCTCTGCCGTCGGTCAGGCTTTCTTCACGCTGAGCCTGGGTATGGGAGCGATTATAACTTATGGAAGTTATCTCTCCCAGGAGGATAATATAGGTGACAATGCCGCCTACGTTGTTGGGCTCGATACTCTTATCGCTGTTATGGCCGGTTTTGCCATTTTCCCCGCCGTTTTTGCCCTCGGACTCGATCCGGCGACAGGTCCAGGTTTGACCTTTGTAACTCTGCCGGCTGTTTTCGGTGAAATGCCTCTGGGAAGTTTCTTTGGCTTTTTATTCTTCCTGCTTTTGACCATTGCTGCTGTAACCTCGGCTATATCGCTGCTCGAGGTCGTTACAGCCTGGCTGGTAGATGAGAAGAGATGGGACCGGGCCAAGGCCGCTGTGACCCTCGGCATCATAATATTCCTGGTAGGTATACCTCCGGTTTTGGGCTACAGTGCCTGGGCTGGCTTTACCGATGTGAATCCTCTGGGTATGGATATTCTCGATACCTATGATTTCTTTGCTGATACTGTCTTCCTTCCTCTGGGAGGTCTTCTGACCGCTATATTTGTGGGTTATGTTTATAAAGCTCAAAATGTGGTCGATGAAGCCAACAGGGTCGAAGGTAAGATTAAGATCGGCAGCTGGTACGGTTTCTTAATACGCTATGTTATCCCCGTTGCCATAGCCATAGTACTGGTCATAGGAATATATGAAGGTTTGGCCGGATAA
- a CDS encoding DUF523 and DUF1722 domain-containing protein has translation MTSLKPELKEISSPEIDGNSSPDSPVVLISSCLLGRDCRYDGKIITSEEVQVLTDHLRVVPVCPETELGLNSPRPPIKLWKRREGKMLLYQPAAQKFWHRKIRMKCLRYLRSNPYLAGMILKSRSPTCGPESCKFYRPGSSQPAGRTSGFLPALAARHDPFLPIIDEKDIKKPKKLYRFLTKIYALHDWLLLLDDFSIAGLHEFQADYKLMLLGFDQQGVDELGRIVARQKEYSESELKRKYLKKFIDCFSGRLTRGKWKNVVLHGFGHITEEISDEDRQKFLQMVEEFRHGRNNYHEMQNWLLNRAEKLNNDYLLKQKFLKPFPHDLASDLRSKYTAPDPFIEK, from the coding sequence TTGACATCTCTCAAGCCGGAATTGAAAGAGATTTCGTCACCGGAAATCGACGGGAACAGCTCTCCTGATTCTCCCGTCGTCCTGATCAGCAGCTGTCTTCTGGGGAGGGATTGCCGCTACGACGGGAAGATTATCACCAGTGAGGAAGTTCAGGTGCTGACAGACCATCTGCGGGTAGTGCCGGTATGTCCTGAGACCGAACTGGGTTTGAATTCTCCCCGCCCTCCCATAAAACTCTGGAAGAGAAGAGAGGGAAAAATGCTGCTGTATCAGCCGGCCGCCCAAAAATTCTGGCATCGGAAGATAAGAATGAAATGCCTGCGCTATCTGCGGAGTAATCCTTATCTGGCCGGTATGATATTGAAGAGCCGATCGCCCACCTGCGGCCCCGAGAGCTGTAAATTTTACCGACCGGGATCTTCTCAGCCGGCCGGCAGAACTTCAGGATTTCTGCCCGCCCTGGCAGCCCGACATGATCCTTTTTTGCCGATCATCGATGAGAAAGATATCAAAAAGCCGAAGAAACTCTATCGCTTTCTCACCAAAATATACGCCCTTCACGACTGGCTGCTGCTGCTTGATGATTTCTCTATCGCCGGTCTGCATGAATTTCAGGCCGACTATAAGCTTATGCTGCTGGGATTTGACCAGCAGGGTGTTGACGAACTGGGCAGAATTGTGGCCCGGCAGAAAGAATACAGTGAATCTGAGCTGAAGAGAAAATATCTGAAAAAGTTTATCGACTGTTTTTCCGGGCGCCTTACCCGGGGAAAATGGAAAAACGTCGTATTGCATGGTTTCGGCCATATAACCGAAGAAATTTCTGATGAAGACCGCCAGAAGTTTCTACAGATGGTCGAAGAATTTAGACATGGCCGGAATAATTATCATGAGATGCAGAACTGGCTTTTGAATCGAGCTGAAAAACTCAATAATGATTATCTGCTGAAACAGAAGTTTTTGAAACCCTTTCCTCATGATCTGGCCTCTGACCTCAGATCGAAATACACCGCTCCCGATCCTTTCATTGAAAAATAA
- a CDS encoding YaaR family protein: MGRSRGNRSSGKTGKSRNSQRSTRPRRSGESFKSHLQEVEKKQVREQLDQLLEAVDEQGRKLRESMEKEDMIAYKRKVKEYLRFVQQEISRARKSHSWDKQGNLKTYTIIEKINSRLEELHREFFAEQSDSLEIVDKLDEIRGLMLDLYI, from the coding sequence ATCGGACGCTCTCGAGGTAACCGCTCTTCCGGCAAAACAGGAAAATCCAGAAATTCGCAAAGATCAACCAGACCCCGTCGTTCCGGAGAGAGTTTTAAAAGTCATCTCCAGGAAGTCGAAAAAAAGCAGGTCAGAGAACAGCTCGATCAGCTGCTGGAGGCGGTGGACGAACAGGGGAGAAAGTTACGGGAGTCGATGGAAAAAGAGGATATGATCGCCTATAAGAGGAAGGTTAAAGAATATCTGCGTTTTGTACAGCAGGAAATTTCCCGGGCCCGAAAATCACACAGCTGGGATAAACAGGGGAATTTAAAAACTTACACCATCATCGAGAAGATCAACAGCAGGCTGGAAGAACTGCACCGGGAATTTTTTGCCGAACAGTCTGATTCGCTCGAGATAGTCGATAAACTGGATGAGATCAGGGGCTTGATGCTGGATCTATACATTTAG
- a CDS encoding N-acetylmuramoyl-L-alanine amidase family protein codes for MLSVLPAGVSAEDFGPEIYYQDDNVTAELEPVMEESSPLVAARQLADIIGAELTWEESLEIVDLERDDFLVRLMMGSGYIQANDSTRLSPLEPKILDGTGYVPLMEVMSSFGYQISREIAGDEIESFQIYRPETELEEIFWAADGRQLVFDMDEITPYRVIETEEEGNITIEIDSAALAPDYVDNASDRNFNIRAREDEEENRVRVTISGPEELPYRRDGGVDELAGNLVVDFLPRLTDISWDEEEGISIKSNDHLPEPELQMLENPRRFVVDIPDMMNSSIDLEIEDNPYIENVRKSQFKNDPPTVRVVFDLKDEAHLSHERVEDEQKFVFQPVSRVESGRVHDLEILEDGFSFITDEDIEPEIFATGNPTRLVVSMFNTDPGENFPEEHYPEGEMISEIHTTIHESNTTRLVAEFEEKVGYNWSSEEIEEGGYLHRIEFADVLEKLDLSEQPGSFGFDIELSSEMSYEVKEYENPRRLAVDIPGLSEGEEEIELPEPKGFVEDIRMGRYDGEEGDTLRIVLELNEFYGYQVMSPEETDRISLALNRDVEDRQENLVVIDPGHGGFDPGAVASSGLEEKEVALAISKYMNELLQEEGYDVIMTRRGDQFLGLYERVEMANNSNASLFVSVHSNAAPRSAVSGLETYYAPGRKADSYDLARQLQSTMAAELPLTDRGVKEDNFTVIRDTEMPSVLLEIGFLSNPDDAELLEQDDFREKAAESAVTGIINYLEGSRNGVE; via the coding sequence ATGCTGTCGGTCCTGCCAGCCGGGGTTTCGGCCGAAGACTTTGGGCCGGAAATATATTACCAGGATGATAATGTAACCGCTGAACTGGAGCCAGTTATGGAGGAAAGCAGTCCGCTGGTTGCAGCCCGACAGCTGGCCGATATCATCGGAGCTGAGCTCACATGGGAGGAATCACTGGAAATAGTGGATTTAGAGCGCGATGATTTTTTGGTCAGATTGATGATGGGCAGCGGATATATTCAGGCCAATGACAGCACCCGCCTTTCTCCTCTGGAACCTAAAATACTGGACGGGACAGGTTATGTGCCCTTGATGGAAGTCATGAGCTCTTTTGGCTATCAGATCAGCAGGGAAATTGCCGGCGATGAAATTGAATCCTTCCAAATTTACCGGCCTGAAACCGAACTTGAGGAGATTTTCTGGGCGGCTGACGGCAGACAGCTTGTTTTTGATATGGACGAAATTACTCCTTACAGAGTTATAGAAACCGAAGAGGAAGGCAATATTACTATCGAGATAGATAGTGCAGCTCTGGCACCGGATTATGTCGATAATGCTTCCGACCGCAATTTTAATATTAGAGCGAGAGAGGATGAAGAGGAAAACAGAGTCCGTGTGACGATCTCCGGCCCCGAAGAACTTCCCTACCGGCGTGATGGGGGAGTTGACGAGCTGGCCGGGAATCTGGTGGTGGATTTTCTCCCCCGGTTAACCGATATATCCTGGGATGAAGAGGAAGGAATTAGCATCAAATCCAATGACCATCTGCCGGAGCCGGAGCTGCAGATGCTGGAAAATCCGCGCAGGTTTGTGGTCGATATACCCGATATGATGAATAGTTCTATCGATTTAGAAATTGAGGATAATCCCTACATAGAGAATGTGCGCAAAAGTCAGTTCAAAAATGATCCTCCTACAGTCAGAGTGGTCTTTGATCTCAAGGATGAAGCTCATCTCTCGCATGAGCGAGTGGAAGATGAACAAAAATTTGTTTTTCAGCCGGTCAGCAGGGTGGAAAGCGGCCGGGTTCATGATCTGGAGATACTGGAAGACGGCTTTTCTTTCATTACGGATGAGGATATAGAGCCGGAAATATTTGCGACAGGAAATCCGACGCGTCTGGTAGTCAGTATGTTCAATACTGATCCAGGAGAAAATTTTCCCGAGGAGCATTATCCTGAAGGGGAGATGATTTCGGAGATACACACCACAATTCATGAGTCCAACACCACCCGACTAGTTGCTGAATTTGAAGAGAAGGTGGGCTATAACTGGAGTTCGGAGGAAATTGAAGAAGGGGGATATTTACATCGCATAGAATTTGCCGATGTTCTGGAAAAGCTGGATTTGAGCGAACAGCCGGGCAGTTTTGGTTTCGATATTGAGCTTTCCAGCGAAATGTCCTATGAAGTAAAGGAATATGAGAATCCCCGCAGGCTGGCAGTTGATATTCCCGGTCTGTCTGAAGGGGAAGAGGAGATAGAACTGCCCGAGCCCAAAGGATTTGTGGAGGATATCAGAATGGGCAGATACGATGGTGAGGAAGGTGATACCCTTCGTATCGTGCTGGAGCTGAATGAATTTTACGGTTATCAGGTCATGTCACCCGAAGAAACCGATAGAATTTCTCTGGCTTTGAATAGGGACGTCGAAGATCGCCAGGAAAACCTGGTGGTAATAGATCCCGGTCACGGAGGCTTTGATCCCGGGGCGGTGGCCAGCAGCGGACTGGAAGAAAAAGAAGTAGCACTGGCCATCTCAAAGTATATGAATGAACTATTGCAGGAAGAGGGATATGATGTTATCATGACCAGGCGAGGAGATCAATTTCTGGGTCTGTATGAGCGGGTTGAGATGGCCAATAACAGCAATGCCAGCCTTTTTGTCAGTGTGCATTCCAATGCTGCTCCCCGTTCGGCGGTTAGTGGGCTGGAAACTTATTATGCTCCCGGCCGGAAAGCTGACAGCTATGACCTCGCCCGGCAGCTGCAGAGCACTATGGCGGCTGAACTGCCTTTGACCGATAGAGGGGTTAAAGAAGATAACTTTACCGTTATCAGAGACACTGAAATGCCCTCTGTTCTGCTGGAGATAGGCTTTCTTTCCAATCCCGATGATGCTGAGCTTTTAGAGCAGGATGATTTTCGGGAGAAGGCAGCTGAATCGGCAGTGACAGGCATAATTAATTATCTTGAAGGCAGCAGAAATGGGGTGGAATAG
- a CDS encoding GerMN domain-containing protein, whose translation MLFLKARRQRLAVIVVLILIFSLSVFVLQREEYTPVDPEEEHEVELFFSTSDGMYLDTEVRTIPGEDFYLQVLQELIEGPESDELGPTMPEDSEVISLEHDSGDERLVVNFNEDWQLNHWGGSTGERLTIYSAVNTLSLLPGVSEVGFEIEGEEVSSLAGHLDLTASYEFSEDIVRQDEPESRDNEEYDIEIEDTEENSL comes from the coding sequence ATGCTGTTTTTAAAGGCCAGGCGCCAAAGATTGGCGGTTATAGTTGTGCTCATCCTGATTTTTTCTTTGTCGGTTTTTGTGCTGCAGAGAGAAGAATATACTCCGGTCGATCCCGAAGAAGAACATGAGGTGGAGCTTTTTTTCTCAACTTCTGATGGTATGTATCTCGACACCGAAGTCAGAACAATTCCGGGGGAGGATTTTTACCTGCAGGTTCTGCAGGAATTAATAGAGGGACCGGAAAGCGATGAATTAGGTCCCACCATGCCGGAAGACAGCGAGGTTATTTCTCTTGAACATGACAGTGGAGATGAAAGGCTGGTTGTAAATTTTAATGAGGACTGGCAGTTGAATCACTGGGGCGGCAGTACCGGTGAGCGGCTTACGATATATTCTGCGGTCAACACCCTGAGCCTTCTGCCCGGAGTCAGCGAAGTCGGATTTGAGATAGAAGGAGAGGAAGTATCCAGCCTGGCCGGTCATCTCGATCTCACCGCTTCCTATGAATTTTCAGAGGATATAGTCAGGCAGGATGAGCCGGAAAGCAGAGATAATGAGGAATATGATATCGAAATAGAAGATACAGAGGAGAATTCTCTATAA
- the glmS gene encoding methylaspartate mutase subunit S, with product MKEQNGNDGEQDDITVVLGVIGSDVHAIGNQILERALEENGIKPVNIGVMASQEEFVDAAIETDADAIWVSSLYGHGEIDCRGLREKLEERGIGDVIMYIGGNLVIGKKSWEEVEKLYLDMGFDRVYSSDTQPQEAIDDLREDLSAAGDVSGG from the coding sequence TTGAAAGAGCAGAATGGAAACGACGGTGAACAGGATGATATTACCGTGGTATTAGGGGTGATAGGCTCCGATGTTCACGCCATCGGCAATCAAATTCTGGAGAGGGCCCTGGAAGAAAACGGCATAAAACCGGTTAATATAGGAGTTATGGCTTCCCAGGAGGAGTTTGTCGATGCTGCCATAGAGACAGATGCCGATGCCATCTGGGTTTCCTCTCTTTACGGGCACGGTGAAATCGACTGCCGGGGGCTGAGAGAAAAACTGGAAGAACGGGGCATCGGTGATGTTATCATGTACATCGGCGGCAATCTCGTCATCGGCAAAAAAAGCTGGGAGGAAGTGGAAAAACTTTATCTCGATATGGGTTTTGACAGGGTTTATTCATCCGACACCCAGCCGCAGGAAGCCATCGATGATCTCCGCGAAGATCTGTCGGCCGCCGGCGATGTCTCGGGGGGTTAA
- the glmL gene encoding methylaspartate mutase accessory protein GlmL produces the protein MAPPETALTIDIGSTFTKARLFDLDKIELVAASQSPTTVEKDINVGINRALDRIPDWKKAGIKLACSSAAGGLKIVASGLVKNLTTEAARRAALGAGGRLVGTFCYELTDEDIEDMEAHSPDILLLAGGTDGGEKEIVLQNAEKIAGSELDQPVIFAGNRSIKSQVARKFSRAGQKHHIVDNVMPEVGELKIEPTREKIREVFLDRIVRARGLDRVKEIVDRVVMPTPAAVLNSASLLQEGAGSVEGLGELMIIDIGGATTDVHSAADGRPEDESLIQRGLEEPFLKRTVEGDIGLRYSAGSLVEVSSTERLSDLYENIYQDEFPADKLYDYVEAIVERPDSLPEGELEQRFDIVLACEAVRIASSRHAGEVSSVYTPQGEEYVLRGKDLSGIDSVIGTGGIMAMSSEPGAILSGARYENQLSPETLTPRDPRLYLDENYLLPVLGLLGEERKEESIQLMKKYIISLKSRGGQLTDGVTQK, from the coding sequence ATGGCTCCGCCTGAAACGGCACTCACCATCGATATAGGCAGCACCTTCACCAAGGCCAGATTATTCGATCTGGATAAAATTGAACTGGTGGCCGCCTCTCAATCACCGACTACCGTGGAAAAAGATATAAATGTTGGTATCAACAGGGCTCTGGACAGAATTCCTGACTGGAAAAAAGCAGGGATAAAACTGGCCTGCAGCAGCGCTGCCGGCGGATTGAAAATAGTGGCCAGTGGACTTGTAAAAAATCTCACCACCGAGGCGGCCCGCCGGGCGGCTTTAGGAGCCGGGGGCAGACTGGTGGGTACTTTTTGTTATGAACTGACCGATGAGGATATCGAAGATATGGAGGCTCATTCTCCCGATATCCTGCTGCTGGCCGGCGGCACAGATGGAGGCGAAAAAGAGATCGTCCTGCAAAACGCCGAGAAAATAGCCGGTTCTGAACTCGATCAGCCTGTGATTTTTGCCGGAAATCGGAGCATAAAATCTCAGGTCGCCCGTAAATTTTCCCGGGCCGGCCAGAAACATCATATCGTCGATAATGTGATGCCAGAAGTGGGAGAGCTAAAGATAGAGCCCACCCGGGAGAAGATTCGGGAGGTGTTTCTGGACAGAATCGTTCGGGCCCGGGGGCTGGATCGGGTTAAAGAAATTGTGGATAGAGTTGTAATGCCCACGCCCGCAGCAGTGCTGAATTCAGCCTCTCTGCTGCAGGAAGGTGCCGGCAGCGTTGAAGGTCTGGGGGAGCTTATGATAATCGATATAGGCGGGGCGACCACCGATGTTCATTCGGCCGCCGACGGCAGACCTGAGGATGAAAGTCTCATTCAGCGGGGACTGGAGGAACCATTTTTGAAGCGCACCGTCGAGGGAGATATAGGACTGCGCTATTCGGCCGGCTCGCTGGTTGAGGTGAGCAGCACCGAGAGACTGTCAGATCTTTATGAAAATATCTATCAGGATGAGTTTCCCGCCGATAAATTATATGATTATGTGGAAGCTATCGTAGAGAGACCGGACAGTCTGCCAGAAGGCGAGCTGGAGCAAAGATTTGATATTGTTCTGGCCTGCGAAGCGGTGAGAATTGCCAGTTCCCGACATGCGGGCGAAGTTTCTTCTGTTTATACTCCCCAGGGGGAGGAATACGTACTCAGAGGCAAAGACCTATCCGGTATAGATTCCGTTATAGGTACAGGTGGTATAATGGCGATGAGTTCCGAACCGGGAGCGATACTTTCAGGTGCCAGGTATGAAAACCAGCTCAGTCCGGAAACCCTGACTCCGCGTGATCCCCGGCTTTATCTCGATGAAAATTATCTGCTGCCTGTGCTGGGATTGTTGGGAGAGGAAAGAAAAGAAGAGAGCATCCAGCTCATGAAAAAATATATCATCAGCCTTAAATCAAGGGGAGGCCAATTAACAGATGGAGTCACTCAAAAATAA